A part of Methanomassiliicoccales archaeon genomic DNA contains:
- a CDS encoding histidine phosphatase family protein: MSVICLKEVSRAVARTRRAAILIRHAERYHIHSIKGSMGIGLTEKGLKDAYAMGTELPSGLPVNFFHSPALRCRQTVEEMARAFVENNGRVGALKMEATLCGPYIRDERCLQEAERTRDKFLRRWFDGDLDPSWIYDKVASSLFVLGPIISRMVSGPPHLDIHVSHDWEIVLLRETLIGLKHEDHGWVDYLDGLIFEPNGNGYKVTFGKRSARFLVKDGNMIIGRGFCSDAGIM; this comes from the coding sequence ATGTCCGTGATTTGTCTTAAGGAGGTCTCGAGGGCGGTCGCCAGGACGAGACGGGCAGCAATCCTCATCCGTCATGCGGAAAGGTACCATATCCACAGCATCAAAGGGAGCATGGGCATCGGTCTGACCGAGAAAGGGCTCAAGGACGCATATGCAATGGGGACCGAACTACCATCAGGTCTTCCCGTGAACTTCTTCCATAGTCCGGCCCTCAGATGTCGACAGACGGTGGAGGAGATGGCAAGGGCGTTTGTTGAGAATAATGGGCGTGTAGGGGCCTTAAAGATGGAGGCCACACTCTGTGGTCCCTATATCAGAGATGAAAGATGTCTTCAAGAGGCAGAAAGGACGAGGGACAAGTTCTTAAGAAGATGGTTCGACGGCGACCTAGACCCCTCTTGGATATATGACAAGGTCGCATCTTCGCTCTTTGTCCTCGGCCCGATAATATCAAGGATGGTCTCGGGCCCCCCTCATCTTGACATCCACGTCTCTCATGATTGGGAGATCGTTCTTCTGAGGGAGACATTGATCGGGCTCAAACATGAGGACCATGGGTGGGTGGATTACCTTGATGGTCTGATCTTTGAACCAAATGGGAATGGGTATAAAGTGACCTTCGGAAAAAGATCCGCGCGTTTCCTGGTCAAGGATGGGAATATGATCATTGGACGAGGCTTTTGCTCTGACGCAGGCATTATGTAA
- a CDS encoding corrinoid protein, whose translation MSKEEILAGLEKAVVAGKKDDAKRYASEGLAHGVKALEAIDQGLIKGMNIVGDKYAAHEYFLPQVLLAADAMYGALDILLPHIPKDQLSKQIKAVIGVVEGDVHDIGKNIVKTMMTAGGFAVQDLGRDVPPEKFVEGAKANDGGIVAMSTLMTPTMDGMKMVMDGLIESGVRMKVKAIIGGAPTSQEFADDIGADFHAVNAQEGVSKLKAALL comes from the coding sequence ATGAGTAAAGAGGAGATTTTAGCTGGATTGGAAAAAGCCGTCGTGGCAGGAAAGAAGGATGACGCCAAGAGATATGCCAGCGAAGGATTGGCCCATGGTGTCAAAGCTCTTGAGGCCATCGACCAGGGATTGATCAAGGGGATGAACATCGTCGGTGACAAGTATGCAGCCCACGAGTATTTCCTTCCGCAGGTGCTCTTGGCCGCGGATGCGATGTACGGTGCGCTCGACATCCTGCTCCCCCACATACCGAAGGACCAGCTTTCAAAGCAGATCAAAGCGGTCATCGGCGTCGTCGAAGGCGATGTCCATGACATAGGCAAGAACATCGTGAAGACGATGATGACAGCAGGCGGGTTCGCCGTTCAGGACCTAGGCCGAGACGTGCCACCAGAGAAGTTCGTCGAGGGTGCGAAGGCGAATGATGGTGGTATCGTGGCGATGAGCACCCTGATGACGCCCACCATGGACGGAATGAAGATGGTCATGGACGGTCTGATCGAGTCCGGGGTCAGGATGAAGGTCAAGGCCATCATAGGTGGTGCGCCGACCTCTCAGGAATTTGCGGACGATATAGGGGCGGATTTCCATGCTGTCAATGCCCAGGAAGGAGTCTCAAAGCTCAAGGCAGCGTTGCTCTGA
- a CDS encoding uroporphyrinogen decarboxylase family protein, whose product MADTMNHIERVLAALGDKPVDRLTTYPIACGVCRRTVGDGKMTYREWATDPKKYAQGFISGQKYFDFDFAIGLMDLSVMAGDLGCHVRMDEQNTPFVDKTIINSPEDYEKLQVPDIRKGRTGVILEGTKMFVDAIGKEVITAGFIEGPLLALTQSAGAERVFMDMVNHRSAVHKALETLTAYDAEFVKGFAQAKPAGLVWDYLWGNYSCLGDAQYEEFEGQHKYAGYLNELTAKEGMAFCIHNCADLPHLDTQIKKFKPAIYSMAYYPLIPGSPSAKETIAKGYADNCLIAGQIDPQLFVRGTVEKMEATTMKLIQEVKTALCQKGLHSRYCIASGCEVPPSVTTKLENIKACVDTVKKYGQVQCN is encoded by the coding sequence ATGGCAGACACAATGAACCACATTGAGAGAGTATTGGCGGCGCTGGGTGACAAGCCGGTCGACCGCCTGACAACCTATCCGATCGCCTGCGGGGTCTGTCGCAGGACCGTCGGCGATGGTAAGATGACCTATAGGGAATGGGCAACCGACCCGAAGAAATATGCACAAGGGTTCATCAGCGGGCAGAAATATTTCGACTTTGACTTCGCGATCGGTCTCATGGACCTATCGGTCATGGCAGGCGACCTTGGTTGCCACGTCCGCATGGACGAGCAGAACACTCCGTTCGTGGACAAGACGATCATCAACAGCCCAGAGGACTATGAGAAGCTGCAGGTCCCTGACATCAGGAAGGGCCGCACTGGCGTCATACTTGAGGGGACAAAGATGTTCGTGGACGCCATCGGAAAGGAGGTCATCACCGCGGGCTTCATCGAGGGGCCGTTGCTCGCTCTGACACAGTCCGCAGGTGCCGAGCGCGTCTTCATGGACATGGTCAACCACAGGTCGGCCGTCCACAAGGCGCTCGAGACCCTCACGGCGTATGATGCCGAGTTCGTCAAAGGGTTCGCCCAGGCAAAACCAGCGGGATTGGTCTGGGACTACCTATGGGGCAACTATTCATGCCTTGGGGACGCTCAGTATGAGGAGTTCGAAGGGCAGCACAAGTATGCGGGATATCTCAACGAGCTGACAGCCAAGGAGGGAATGGCATTCTGCATACACAACTGCGCAGACCTGCCGCACCTTGACACACAGATCAAGAAATTCAAACCGGCGATATACTCCATGGCATACTACCCATTGATCCCTGGAAGCCCCTCTGCAAAGGAGACGATAGCGAAGGGATATGCCGACAACTGCCTGATCGCAGGCCAGATCGACCCGCAGCTCTTTGTCCGTGGGACCGTCGAAAAGATGGAGGCCACGACGATGAAGCTTATCCAAGAGGTCAAGACGGCATTGTGCCAGAAGGGGCTCCACTCCAGATACTGCATAGCATCTGGATGTGAGGTGCCGCCGTCCGTCACGACCAAATTGGAGAACATCAAGGCCTGTGTAGACACCGTCAAGAAGTATGGCCAGGTCCAATGCAACTGA
- a CDS encoding hydantoinase/oxoprolinase family protein, translated as MHLGLGIDTGGTYTDSVIIDLEKGKVLSKAKALTTRHDLSEGISNSIGKLENVRHSDIRLVSVSSTLATNSVVEGKGCRVGLILAGGEYRQMVPIDEFIEIKGGHNLVGEKLADLEIDKAREFVIRTKDKVDAYAISSYLSVRNPEHEMALKRMVQGICSHPVVCGHELSSKLGFYERTVTAILNAKLIPIIADLLDSVKKVLKSYGIVAPLMIVKGDGSLMGEQVASERPVETVLSGPAASLIGAKYLTREENGIMIDVGGTTTDIGVLRKGMPRLDPEGAMIGGWRTRVKAADISTSGCGGDSRIVVTNGKIYLNPLRVMPLCIASCRFDCIKPKLVKASQEKPRPQAGHVAIENVIQNTEFFIFNKAVVGMELSKEEQTFVDLVKQEPMTVYEVSEKTGIHPFSFNIRRLEEVGYILRIGLTPTDVLHADRSYIEYDEEASRLAVEIQSNILEIEPSEFCRQVRQAVIYKISMELIKKLVYEETGSMPTCDVCMDTFDKTITHKPGLDYSINLKLHKKIIGIGAPVGAYLPAVAEKFGTHLLLPEHSEVGNAVGAITGSIMETVEVLIRPKPGVSAMDNPPCILHSPLERKDFDTLDEAVAYAENWVRGAAKEMAVQAGADEVEVIVEKDDKIGHLGKSWGTGIRLETKVTATAIGKPRLFFEARV; from the coding sequence ATGCATCTGGGTCTTGGAATCGACACTGGTGGAACATATACTGACTCTGTGATCATCGATCTTGAGAAGGGAAAGGTCCTGAGCAAGGCCAAGGCCTTGACGACAAGGCACGACCTTTCAGAAGGGATATCGAACTCTATCGGCAAGCTTGAGAACGTGAGACATTCTGACATCAGGCTCGTATCTGTCTCGTCCACTTTGGCAACCAACTCCGTTGTTGAAGGGAAGGGGTGCAGGGTAGGTCTCATCCTGGCTGGTGGGGAGTACCGGCAGATGGTGCCGATCGATGAGTTCATAGAGATCAAGGGCGGGCACAATCTTGTCGGTGAGAAGTTGGCTGACCTGGAGATCGACAAGGCCAGAGAATTCGTTATAAGGACGAAGGACAAGGTCGATGCCTATGCCATCTCAAGCTACCTGAGTGTAAGGAACCCGGAGCACGAGATGGCCCTGAAGAGGATGGTGCAGGGCATCTGCTCCCACCCCGTGGTCTGTGGTCACGAGCTCTCTTCAAAGCTTGGGTTCTATGAGAGAACGGTCACTGCGATCCTCAACGCCAAGCTCATCCCTATAATCGCCGACCTCTTAGATTCAGTGAAGAAGGTGCTGAAGAGCTATGGTATCGTCGCACCTTTGATGATAGTGAAGGGGGACGGGTCGTTGATGGGAGAGCAGGTCGCGAGCGAGAGACCGGTGGAGACCGTCCTTTCTGGACCGGCGGCCAGTTTGATCGGCGCAAAGTATCTTACGAGAGAAGAGAACGGGATCATGATCGATGTTGGAGGGACGACCACCGATATCGGCGTTCTAAGAAAAGGCATGCCCAGATTGGACCCTGAGGGGGCGATGATAGGTGGATGGCGCACGAGGGTAAAGGCAGCGGACATCTCCACCTCTGGATGCGGGGGGGACAGCAGGATAGTCGTCACCAATGGGAAGATCTATCTTAACCCTCTGCGGGTCATGCCGCTTTGCATCGCGTCATGCAGGTTCGATTGCATAAAACCAAAGCTCGTGAAGGCGAGCCAAGAAAAGCCGAGGCCACAGGCAGGACACGTGGCCATCGAAAATGTTATCCAGAATACGGAATTCTTCATCTTCAACAAGGCTGTCGTCGGTATGGAGCTCTCAAAAGAGGAACAGACCTTTGTGGACCTTGTCAAGCAGGAGCCGATGACCGTCTACGAGGTGTCGGAGAAAACAGGTATTCATCCGTTCAGTTTCAACATAAGGAGGTTGGAGGAGGTTGGCTACATACTTCGGATCGGCCTTACCCCGACCGACGTCCTGCATGCTGACAGGTCCTACATCGAATATGACGAGGAGGCGTCAAGGCTGGCGGTCGAGATACAATCGAACATTCTTGAGATCGAACCTTCAGAGTTCTGTAGGCAGGTCCGCCAGGCGGTCATCTACAAGATCTCGATGGAACTTATCAAAAAGCTCGTCTATGAGGAGACCGGCTCGATGCCCACCTGTGATGTCTGTATGGACACGTTCGATAAGACGATCACCCATAAACCAGGTCTGGACTACTCCATCAACCTGAAACTGCATAAAAAGATAATAGGTATCGGCGCACCTGTCGGTGCTTACCTTCCGGCTGTCGCCGAGAAGTTTGGGACACATCTGTTGCTCCCTGAGCACTCAGAGGTCGGTAACGCAGTAGGTGCCATCACTGGGAGCATCATGGAGACCGTAGAGGTTCTGATCAGGCCGAAACCTGGAGTGTCGGCAATGGATAATCCTCCCTGCATACTTCACTCTCCGCTCGAGAGGAAGGACTTTGATACATTGGATGAAGCGGTGGCCTATGCAGAGAACTGGGTAAGGGGTGCCGCTAAGGAAATGGCGGTCCAGGCGGGTGCCGACGAGGTAGAGGTTATCGTCGAGAAGGACGACAAGATCGGCCACCTGGGAAAGAGCTGGGGAACTGGCATTAGACTTGAGACCAAGGTGACAGCGACGGCGATAGGAAAACCGAGATTGTTCTTCGAGGCAAGGGTATGA
- a CDS encoding N-acetyltransferase family protein, with protein MMSITITIRDAKDEDLEAINDIYNFYVPRSDCTMDIGPIPMEERRLWFNEHGPEHPIIVAEHEGDLLGWASLSKYRVRAAYRPTVEDAIYVRDDMKRMGIGGALLDELIARARWNGFRSIISVINAEHTPSLALHKKKGFIEVGHLHQVGYKLGHWVDIKMLQLLL; from the coding sequence ATGATGTCTATCACAATAACCATCAGGGATGCAAAGGATGAGGACCTGGAGGCCATCAACGATATCTATAACTTCTACGTCCCTAGGTCCGATTGCACGATGGATATCGGACCGATCCCGATGGAAGAACGCAGGCTTTGGTTCAATGAACATGGTCCTGAGCATCCCATCATAGTCGCCGAGCACGAAGGGGATTTGCTCGGGTGGGCGTCCCTTTCAAAATATCGCGTGAGAGCCGCATATAGACCAACCGTTGAGGATGCGATATACGTCAGGGACGACATGAAGAGGATGGGGATCGGCGGAGCGCTCCTCGATGAGCTCATCGCCCGGGCCAGGTGGAATGGGTTCAGGAGCATAATCTCCGTCATCAACGCGGAACACACACCATCATTGGCCTTGCACAAGAAGAAGGGTTTTATTGAGGTAGGACATCTGCATCAGGTCGGTTATAAGTTAGGGCACTGGGTCGACATTAAGATGCTCCAGCTCCTACTCTGA
- a CDS encoding archease: protein MRYELLEHTADVMIRAKGRSLAECFANAAYALFDQIVDVEKVEERREYSFNVEGFDLESLLMNFLSEFLYIHDTTRLVFCRFDVRIEGVALTCTAWGEEIDVERHRAKREIKAVTYHMMKIDEKEPSVQVLFDI, encoded by the coding sequence ATGAGATACGAGCTGCTGGAGCACACCGCGGATGTCATGATCAGAGCAAAGGGCAGGTCACTGGCGGAGTGCTTCGCGAACGCTGCTTATGCCCTTTTCGACCAGATCGTTGATGTCGAAAAGGTGGAAGAGCGCAGGGAATATTCCTTCAACGTTGAAGGTTTTGACCTGGAGTCCCTTCTCATGAACTTCCTCTCGGAGTTCCTGTACATACATGATACCACAAGACTGGTCTTCTGCAGGTTCGATGTCAGGATCGAAGGGGTTGCCCTGACATGCACGGCATGGGGGGAGGAGATCGATGTCGAGCGACACAGGGCAAAAAGAGAGATCAAGGCGGTCACCTACCATATGATGAAGATAGATGAAAAAGAGCCCTCCGTGCAGGTATTGTTTGACATCTGA
- a CDS encoding aspartate dehydrogenase, translating into MRLLIIGCGAIGQTLAKVIDTMEEVDLFYMTDKNEDRAQQLVSEYRKAKFIANTDESIRAHLKHLDLVVEAASQDAVAHYVPFILGFGKDVLVMSVGAFADDALRQKCFNLAKKKGGRLYVPSGAVCGTDGLHSASVDKIDSVELISIKGPKSFKDNPYLKTKGIDVDKLKERTVIYEGPAREAIIHFPKNVNVSATISLLGLGLDKTKVQLICDPFSDCNTHKLIVKGVFGEITAETENVPFPSNPATSYLAALSAIAAIKRIAGNVWIGI; encoded by the coding sequence ATGAGGCTACTCATCATAGGGTGCGGGGCGATAGGGCAGACCTTGGCCAAGGTCATCGACACCATGGAGGAGGTCGACCTCTTCTATATGACGGACAAGAACGAGGACCGTGCCCAGCAGCTCGTTAGCGAATACAGAAAGGCGAAGTTCATCGCCAACACAGATGAGAGCATCAGAGCGCACCTGAAGCACCTCGACCTGGTGGTGGAGGCCGCAAGCCAGGACGCGGTCGCCCATTATGTGCCCTTCATTTTAGGTTTTGGCAAGGATGTCCTGGTCATGAGCGTCGGTGCCTTTGCGGATGACGCCCTCAGACAGAAATGTTTCAATCTGGCGAAGAAGAAAGGTGGTCGGCTCTATGTCCCTTCTGGTGCTGTCTGCGGGACGGACGGCCTTCACTCAGCTTCGGTGGACAAGATAGACAGCGTGGAGCTCATAAGCATCAAGGGCCCGAAGAGCTTCAAGGACAACCCCTATCTGAAGACCAAGGGCATCGATGTTGACAAGCTGAAGGAAAGGACGGTGATCTATGAAGGCCCTGCGAGAGAGGCGATCATCCATTTTCCAAAGAACGTCAACGTCTCGGCCACGATATCCTTGCTCGGCCTTGGCCTTGACAAGACCAAGGTCCAGCTAATATGCGACCCCTTCAGCGATTGCAACACGCACAAATTGATCGTCAAAGGGGTCTTTGGCGAGATAACCGCCGAGACCGAGAACGTCCCCTTCCCTTCGAACCCCGCTACCAGCTATCTTGCCGCACTTTCTGCGATAGCTGCCATAAAACGCATAGCTGGTAATGTCTGGATAGGGATATGA
- a CDS encoding aminopeptidase P family protein, translating into MDARAKRIFELVRDEVDVVIFTNEEEPNIDTMFTYVSGTTSGLFENCLAAAWPDGMVDIITNPLEETSARGSRARVTVFRDKDEKARTVKEMFGKVKRIGVNGKGLSYNHFMELRTWLPRARFIDVGPALVKAKLVKDKEEVERLREACSIVSKVAEEIPDLITSGMTEYEAAAEINYRMMRYGATAPSFTTIASFGANSAEPHHEPDKTRLRKNDTALFDYGGLVRRYGSDITRTFFVGRATSVQKRMYATVLEAQMAALAEIRPGMNGKDIDAVARRIIDSSEFKGLFIHSLGHSIGLSVHDGGRLGPNIDLILEEGMVLTVEPGIYLPGKFGVRIEDDIVVTKKGCEILTKAPKDMVVV; encoded by the coding sequence ATGGATGCAAGGGCCAAACGTATCTTTGAGCTTGTAAGAGATGAGGTCGATGTGGTCATTTTCACTAATGAGGAAGAACCCAATATCGACACCATGTTCACATATGTGAGCGGCACTACTTCCGGGCTCTTCGAGAACTGCCTAGCTGCTGCCTGGCCAGATGGAATGGTCGATATCATAACGAACCCGTTGGAAGAGACCAGTGCAAGAGGCAGCAGGGCCAGGGTCACCGTTTTCAGGGACAAGGATGAAAAGGCCCGGACGGTCAAGGAGATGTTCGGGAAGGTAAAACGCATCGGGGTGAATGGGAAGGGCCTGTCCTACAACCATTTCATGGAGCTACGGACCTGGCTGCCACGCGCCAGGTTCATCGACGTCGGACCCGCCCTCGTGAAGGCCAAGCTTGTGAAAGATAAGGAAGAGGTGGAAAGGCTCAGGGAGGCCTGCTCCATAGTGTCAAAGGTCGCAGAGGAGATACCGGACCTCATCACCTCTGGTATGACAGAGTATGAGGCGGCGGCCGAGATAAATTACAGGATGATGAGATATGGCGCGACGGCCCCCTCGTTCACCACCATAGCATCTTTTGGAGCGAACTCGGCCGAACCTCATCACGAGCCAGATAAGACAAGATTAAGAAAGAACGACACCGCTCTTTTTGACTATGGGGGCCTTGTCCGCAGGTACGGCTCGGACATCACAAGGACCTTCTTCGTCGGGAGGGCGACATCCGTGCAGAAGAGAATGTACGCAACGGTGCTGGAGGCCCAGATGGCCGCATTGGCCGAGATAAGGCCCGGTATGAACGGGAAGGACATCGATGCCGTTGCAAGAAGAATCATCGATTCCTCTGAGTTCAAAGGACTTTTCATCCATTCGCTTGGCCACAGCATAGGCCTCAGCGTACATGATGGGGGCAGGTTAGGACCGAACATCGATCTCATCCTTGAAGAAGGGATGGTCCTGACGGTCGAGCCGGGGATCTACTTGCCGGGGAAGTTCGGTGTGAGGATCGAGGACGACATCGTCGTCACCAAGAAAGGATGCGAGATATTGACAAAGGCACCGAAGGACATGGTGGTGGTCTGA
- a CDS encoding TldD/PmbA family protein produces MRDDLVKAVEVMRDEGADFCDARHQTIERVGILVVDAGVRTITEDKVSGVCLRARVKGSWGSTTLIEVNREAMIEAASKAVRCARVGTAEGVKIADRRSRKGTFKADVKVHPSTVPIEEKLAAAMDLDRAQRIGPKVVNTNSIYREEVRKNSLANSFGDELEWEEVRTRLFVQTVASEGGTTEMFYSSMGRTEGFEAVRGRDIEAMGRETAEEAVKMLKAKKAPSGMMTCISDPVISGLLAHEVMGHASEADETVKRRSFLTDAVGKKVASEKITMIDDGSWRGHHGHIPFDDEGTPSSRTVIIENGVYKGYMQSLETASQMGAVPTGNGRAQDFGRKVFVRMTNTFFDKGDMDLEEMIEDVKFGVMTDKMINGMEDPVGGGFEAKTARGFLIENGEVTDMLRSFTLTGNALEILKTVDAVGKEVRLGPGTCGKGIEDWVPVSSGGPYCRSKIVLGGG; encoded by the coding sequence ATGAGGGACGACCTCGTGAAGGCGGTAGAGGTCATGAGAGATGAGGGCGCCGATTTCTGCGATGCGAGGCACCAGACGATCGAGAGGGTCGGCATATTGGTGGTGGACGCTGGGGTCAGGACCATAACGGAGGACAAGGTATCCGGGGTCTGCCTTAGGGCCAGGGTCAAGGGGTCATGGGGCTCGACCACGCTCATAGAGGTCAACCGAGAGGCCATGATAGAGGCCGCCTCCAAGGCGGTCAGATGTGCAAGGGTCGGCACCGCCGAGGGCGTCAAGATAGCGGACAGGAGGTCGAGGAAGGGAACGTTCAAGGCAGATGTGAAGGTCCACCCCTCAACGGTCCCCATCGAGGAGAAATTGGCAGCGGCGATGGACCTGGACAGGGCCCAAAGGATAGGACCGAAGGTGGTCAACACGAACTCGATATACCGGGAGGAGGTCAGGAAGAACTCATTGGCCAACTCCTTCGGGGATGAGCTGGAATGGGAGGAGGTAAGAACGAGGCTTTTCGTGCAGACCGTGGCCTCAGAAGGCGGGACCACCGAGATGTTCTATAGCAGCATGGGCAGGACCGAAGGGTTCGAGGCCGTCCGGGGCAGGGACATCGAGGCGATGGGCAGGGAGACAGCGGAGGAGGCGGTCAAGATGCTCAAGGCCAAGAAGGCACCCTCCGGTATGATGACATGCATAAGCGACCCCGTGATATCGGGCCTGCTGGCCCATGAGGTCATGGGGCATGCATCAGAGGCCGACGAGACAGTCAAAAGAAGATCGTTCCTGACAGATGCGGTGGGAAAGAAGGTCGCCTCCGAGAAGATAACGATGATCGATGACGGTTCCTGGAGAGGCCATCATGGCCATATCCCCTTTGATGATGAGGGAACCCCGAGCTCGAGAACGGTCATAATCGAGAACGGCGTCTACAAAGGATATATGCAGAGCCTGGAAACTGCTTCGCAGATGGGGGCTGTGCCGACAGGAAACGGAAGGGCCCAGGACTTTGGGAGAAAGGTCTTTGTGAGGATGACGAACACCTTCTTTGATAAGGGAGACATGGACCTTGAGGAGATGATCGAGGATGTCAAGTTCGGTGTTATGACCGACAAGATGATCAACGGAATGGAGGACCCAGTAGGAGGCGGGTTCGAGGCAAAGACTGCCAGGGGCTTCCTGATCGAGAACGGGGAGGTGACCGATATGCTGAGGTCCTTCACCCTCACCGGTAACGCGCTCGAGATACTCAAGACCGTCGACGCCGTAGGAAAGGAAGTGAGGCTTGGCCCTGGGACCTGTGGAAAGGGCATAGAGGACTGGGTCCCGGTATCTTCCGGAGGGCCTTATTGCAGGTCCAAGATAGTCCTCGGGGGTGGCTGA